The sequence ACAAACCTTTATATTCAGCTTGAGGCCAGTTGAATGAAGGTGGGTTAACCAGTGCAGGCTCATTGTTTGGAGCAGTAAATAGCTGAAAATCATGAGTTCTATTTAACGATAGCATCAGTTTTTACTCCTTGTTGAACCAGTGATATTCGCCCGTTTCAGGGTCGATTTTTCCGAGTTGCTTCGCTGGCGAACCACCGAAAATAGCGTAAGCAGGTACATCGGTCGTGACCACTGAGTTAGCGCAAACGAGTGAGCACTGACCAATGGTTGTTCCGGGAGTAATAACAACACCAGTCGTCAGCCAAACTCCATCTTCAATAACTACCTTGCCTTTCTGTAAGTCTGAGCGACCGCTAAATGAGCGTGTGCTTGGCTCAAAAAGATGATTTGAAGCCACGATAGAAACATGAGGGCCAATTAAAACATCTTCACCAATAGTGACATCACCATTTACGTAGCTGTAGAGGCCAACATAAGAGTTGATTCCGATTTGATTCTCACCAATACGGACAATAGCGCCCGGCGCGATTCGTACATCAGGGTTGGTAAAACCAAGAATTTGCGCCCGAGCCTCATC comes from Vibrio astriarenae and encodes:
- a CDS encoding acyltransferase, with amino-acid sequence MSVQQKFGGELTDEEFRKFTLYTAQSNNKHDDEARAQILGFTNPDVRIAPGAIVRIGENQIGINSYVGLYSYVNGDVTIGEDVLIGPHVSIVASNHLFEPSTRSFSGRSDLQKGKVVIEDGVWLTTGVVITPGTTIGQCSLVCANSVVTTDVPAYAIFGGSPAKQLGKIDPETGEYHWFNKE